The genomic interval TTCACACCACCATAATCGTGAGTATGATATATTAAGGTTTATGGTATAGAATAAGCACTGTAGAATAAGCACTATCATAATTTCATAATAGTACAGATTTTAGAATAATTCTCGTGTCCGAGAATACTTCGAGAATGGGAGAATAGGGGAGATGGGTCGTGGAAAGGACACACTCATGGCTGAATCGTTTCAGGAGACTGCTTATCAGACGGGAGAGAAAGCTTGAAAATTATCTTGCATTGTTACATTTTGCATGTTCATGGATAACGTTCAGAGCATCTGGACTTTTCGGATAGGCTCTAAGTAGTAACTCAAGAACTTCTATTTTGACGCAACTACGGCCTTTTGTGGCCTATTTGAAATGCTTTTAAGGATATACCAAAAAGGTATTTAACAGGATCAAAAATCCGGCTACTGATTCCGTTGGGCAGACTATTTAAACGCCTAAAATACTTAAGATAGTAGGTGATCTACACCATGAGTATTGAAATCAAGAAACGTGGAAATCAGGACTATGTATACGATATGTCCCGAGTGAATGGAAAAATTCAAGCAACGTACCTCGGTAAGGTAGGAGATCCAAAAACAGACGACCGAGTGAAACAGTTGGCCGATAATCGGAAGAAGCAAGAAGAGGATAGGGATAAGAAGAAGAAATCAAAGAAAAACCTGCTATCTGCGCCTGAAAATGATGAAACACAGCATAAGACGCCCTCGAATGTACCACCCAAAGATAATGGTCAACTAGGAATCTCATGGGGAACTCGTCTCTGCCTGGATTCCGCACCATCGAAGAAGGAAGTTCCGGCGCCTCAGAAGCAGTTTAAGCCTCCAAATGAGCATTCACCAGAGAAACATTCCTCTATGTTTGCCAATAAAAAGGCTGACGTAGGAACCGTTATTTCGTAAAAACCCCCTGAGTACCTCCCTAAGAAATGATTGAAGGGTTATTTGCCCTTCTTTTTACCTTTGCTGTTCTTCTTGTTTTTACTGGATTTCTTTTCCTCAGAGCCTGCTTCTTGTGCTGGTTCTTCAGTGATTTCCGGCTCAATCGGTGGCTCTTTTATTGGTTTAGGCTGTGACGTGTTCATCTCTTCCAGCATCTTTATAACTTCAGGATCAGGCTGAATATTCTTTTTGATGATGACGTCCCTATCTACTGATATTGAACCAACAGAAACACCGAAATGTTTGGCCAGTTTCGAGCTTCCCATCCATCCTTTCTTCCCTTTGTACTGATCGTTAGCTGCGATATAAGCTCTTCTCTTGACGACGTTCTGGTTACTGCCCTGACCCAGTGTTTCAAGCTCATCGTGGAGAGCTTCAACGATCCTACTGATCTTATCGAAATCAAGTACCTTTCCGTTCAAAAGTCCACTAAAGCCGTCGACTTCTCTTTTTATTTTTAAGACTGCTGTTTGTTTGCTCATATATGTTACCTCATTTATTTATTTTTTAGGGTATTGGAACCCTATTAGATGTTGTAGTGCCTTATGCCCTAATAAAGTCCCTTCCATTATCAAATAAGGACTTTATATAACTTAAAAACGTAAAATAGAAACTGAAATTGGTTCAAAAAATTTCCAGGGATCGCCGGTTAAGAGTAGTCCATTTGTGGCTTTGATTTGAACGCATTTAAGCACTCCTTGACAAAAACCTAAAATCGTTGAGAAGCAAAGCCATCAATTCAGCAAAAGGAGATTAATATGAATATCTATGAAAGAATTTACCAGAAATTAGAGAAGATCGGAATAATGAATATAACCGGATCGGTTCATCTTAAGAGTAAAAGTTTTATGGATTTGGTAGTTGAACGCCTGGGTGACAATCATTACAGCCTTACCCATTACTATGAACTTAACGGTGATCTTTGTCCAAATCCCGATATGGAAGTAAAAATTATACCAGATCAGAAAATTGGTGAGGCATTGTCTTATCAAGATCAATTTGGTTATCGCCAGGTTTATGAGAGGAATAAAGTCGATCTAAAGGCGAAAAAGGAACTTAACGCTTTTCTTGATTTCTGGTTAACAAACCTTATCAATCAAGGATTTGCTCAAAAATGAGGCTTGTAAAGAGTTGTACAAGCCTTTTCATGGCTATAAGTAGTGTTTTGTAAGGCTAAAAAATAAGACAAAATCCAAGAATCACTGATTAGCTATGGAGCTCTTGTAAAACCATGAAGAGTTGATCCTTAAGCATCTTAACATCATCCCTGAGCTGTTGATTTGTTTTGAATTCCTCATCTACAAGATCGCGTAGTGCCTTAACCTCCGCATCCATAGTTTGATTTTTTCCAGTTAACTCCGCTACCTCACCTTGAATTTTAATAGCATCCTCAGATTTATGGATATGCAAAAGGGATTCATGCTTTAGATAATATTCTGCTATCTGCACTCGGGTATATCTTCTATAAGATTCAGTAAGATAACCCTCATGCCCCATTAATGTTTCAACAATGTCTAATGGACAAGAGAGGGCTAATTGCGATCTGAAGAACTTACGAAGTTGATGAATTCTAAAAGTCTTTCGATTAGTGGACTTGTCTACAGATAGTA from Candidatus Methanoperedens sp. carries:
- a CDS encoding DUF1249 domain-containing protein yields the protein MNIYERIYQKLEKIGIMNITGSVHLKSKSFMDLVVERLGDNHYSLTHYYELNGDLCPNPDMEVKIIPDQKIGEALSYQDQFGYRQVYERNKVDLKAKKELNAFLDFWLTNLINQGFAQK